A segment of the Methanocalculus natronophilus genome:
GTTAAAGGCATTGCTGCATTTTTAAACATTGAACGTCTCACGATGTTAGAAAAATGCACCGTTTGTGCCTCATCATTAGGCACTTCAATCCCAACTGTTTTCTTTCCAGGAATTGGAGCTTCAATACGTATTTCTTTCGCTTCTAAAGCCATTTTAATATTGTCAGTTAAAGTCGTGATTTTATTGACTTTAACGCCTTTTTCTAACGCAATCTCAAAGCGTGTAACGGTAGGACCTTCGGTATGATTAAAAACACGAGCGCCTATATTGAACTCACTAAATGTTTCGTTTGAGCGGTTGGTCTTGGCTTCTATGAATTCTGTTAAATCTGGTTTCTTTTCTTCGGGGTCTTTTAATAGACTAACAGGTGGAACTTGATAATTTGTATATAAGTTTTGACCGGCTTTAACGGTTTGTTTGATCGATTGGTTCGCAGGTGCTTCAAAAGAAATATGGTCTTGTTTATCTTGCGTTTCATAAGAATCTTTAGTCTCTTCGCTACGAGTATCAAACGATTCTTTTTTAGGATCTTCTTGTTTAAAAGATTCCTTTTTGGGGGATAATGTTTCACTAGGCGTTTCTTTAG
Coding sequences within it:
- a CDS encoding DNA translocase FtsK, with amino-acid sequence KETPSETLSPKKESFKQEDPKKESFDTRSEETKDSYETQDKQDHISFEAPANQSIKQTVKAGQNLYTNYQVPPVSLLKDPEEKKPDLTEFIEAKTNRSNETFSEFNIGARVFNHTEGPTVTRFEIALEKGVKVNKITTLTDNIKMALEAKEIRIEAPIPGKKTVGIEVPNDEAQTVHFSNIVRRSMFKNAAMPLT